One stretch of Bos indicus x Bos taurus breed Angus x Brahman F1 hybrid chromosome 22, Bos_hybrid_MaternalHap_v2.0, whole genome shotgun sequence DNA includes these proteins:
- the PRKCD gene encoding protein kinase C delta type isoform X3 has translation MAPFLRISFNSYELGSLKAADEASQPFCAVKMKEALSTDRGKTLVQKKPTMYPEWKSTFDAHIYEGRVIQIVLMRAAEEPMSEVTVGVSVLAERCKKNNGKAEFWLDLQPQAKVLMSVQYFLEDVDCKQSMRGEDEAKFPTMNRRGAIKQAKIHYIRHHEFIATFFGQPTFCSVCREFVWGLNKQGYKCRQCNAAIHKKCIDKIIGRCTGTAANSRDTIFQKERFNIDMPHRFKVYNYMSPTFCDHCGSLLWGLVKQGLKCEDCGMNVHHKCQMKVANLCGINQKLLAEALNQVSQRSVKKETETQDTVGIYQNFEKKPGVSGDDLAGKETGTYGKIWESSTKCNIDNFTFIKVLGKGSFGKVLLAELKGKKEFFAIKALKKDVVLIDDDVECTMVEKRVLALAGDHPFLTHLFCTFQTKDHLFFVMEFLNGGDLMYHIQDKGRFELSRATFYAAEIVCGLQFLHQKGIIYRDLKLDNVLLDHSGHIKIADFGMCKENMSGDRQASTFCGTPDYIAPEILQGLKYSFSVDWWSFGVLLYEMLIGQSPFHGDDEDELFESIRLDSPYYPRWITKESKDILEKLLERDVSKRLGVTGNIKIHPFFKTINWVLLEKRAVEPPFKPKVKSPGDFSNFDQEFLNEKPRLSYSDKNLIESMDQTAFAGFSFVNPKFERLLEN, from the exons ATGGCACCGTTCCTGCGCATCTCCTTCAACTCCTACGAGCTGGGCTCCCTGAAGGCCGCGGACGAGGCAAGCCAGCCCTTCTGTGCTGTGAAGATGAAGGAGGCTCTCAGCACAG ATCGCGGGAAGACGCTGGTGCAGAAGAAGCCCACCATGTACCCTGAGTGGAAGTCCACATTCGATGCTCACATCTACGAGGGCCGCGTTATCCAGATAGTGCTGATGCGAGCCGCCGAAGAGCCAATGTCAGAGGTGACGGTGGGTGTGTCAGTGCTAGCCGAGCGCTGCAAGAAGAACAATGGCAAGGCCGAGTTCTGG CTGGACTTGCAACCCCAGGCCAAGGTGCTGATGTCGGTGCAGTATTTCCTGGAAGACGTAG ATTGCAAGCAGTCTATGCGGGGTGAAGACGAGGCCAAGTTCCCAACAATGAACCGCCGTGGAGCTATCAAACAGGCCAAAATTCACTACATCAGGCACCACGAGTTCATCGCCACCTTCTTTGGGCAGCCCACATTCTGCTCCGTGTGCAGAGAGTTTGTTTG GGGTCTCAACAAGCAAGGCTACAAGTGCAGGC AATGTAATGCTGCCATCCACAAGAAATGCATCGACAAGATCATCGGCCGGTGTACAGGCACTGCAGCCAACAGTCGGGACACCATA TTCCAGAAAGAACGTTTCAACATCGACATGCCGCACCGGTTCAAGGTTTATAACTACATGAGCCCCACCTTCTGTGACCACTGTGGCAGCCTGCTCTGGGGGCTGGTGAAGCAGGGATTAAAGTGTGAAG ACTGTGGCATGAACGTGCATCACAAGTGCCAGATGAAAGTGGCCAACCTCTGTGGCATCAACCAGAAGCTCTTGGCCGAGGCCTTGAACCAAGTTAGCCAG agatctgtaaagaaggaaacagagaccCAAGACACTGTTGGGATCTACCAGAATTTTGAGAAGAAGCCAGGAGTCTCTGGAGATGATCTCGCAGGTAAAG AAACTGGGACCTACGGCAAGATCTGGGAGAGCAGCACCAAGTGCAACATTGACaacttcaccttcatcaaggtcCTGGGCAAAGGCAGCTTCGGGAAG GTGCTGCTCGCAGAGCTGAAGGGCAAAAAGGAATTCTTCGCCATCAAGGCTCTCAAGAAAGACGTGGTCTTGATCGATGACGACGTGGAGTGCACCATGGTGGAGAAGCGGGTGCTGGCCCTCGCCGGGGATCATCCGTTTCTCACCCACCTCTTCTGCACCTTCCAGACCAAG GACCACCTGTTCTTTGTGATGGAGTTCCTCAATGGGGGCGACCTGATGTACCACATCCAGGACAAAGGCCGCTTCGAGCTCTCCCGTGCCAC GTTTTACGCAGCTGAGATAGTCTGTGGACTACAGTTTCTGCACCAGAAAGGGATCATTTACAG GGACCTCAAGCTGGACAACGTGTTGCTGGACCACAGTGGCCACATCAAGATTGCCGACTTCGGCATGTGCAAGGAGAACATGTCCGGGGACAGACAGGCCAGCACCTTCTGCGGCACCCCTGACTACATCGCCCCCGAG ATCCTGCAGGGCCTGAAATACTCGTTCTCCGTGGACTGGTGGTCCTTCGGAGTCCTTCTCTATGAGATGCTCATTGGTCAGTCCCCCTTCCATGGTGATGATGAGGACGAACTCTTCGAGTCCATCCGTTTAGACTCACCATACTATCCTCGCTGGATCACCAAGGAGTCCAAGGACATCCTGGAGAAG CTGCTTGAACGGGATGTAAGCAAGAGGCTGGGAGTGACAGGGAACATCAAAATCCACCCCTTCTTCAAGACCATCAACTGGGTTCTGCTGGAGAAACGTGCAGTGGAGCCACCCTTCAAGCCCAAAGTG AAGTCGCCTGGAGACTTCAGCAACTTCGACCAGGAGTTCCTGAATGAGAAGCCGCGCCTCTCCTACAGCGACAAGAACCTCATCGAGTCCATGGACCAAACAGCATTTGCTGGCTTCTCCTTCGTGAACCCCAAATTTGAGAGGCTCCTGGAAAACTGA
- the PRKCD gene encoding protein kinase C delta type isoform X1, with protein sequence MAPFLRISFNSYELGSLKAADEASQPFCAVKMKEALSTDRGKTLVQKKPTMYPEWKSTFDAHIYEGRVIQIVLMRAAEEPMSEVTVGVSVLAERCKKNNGKAEFWLDLQPQAKVLMSVQYFLEDVDCKQSMRGEDEAKFPTMNRRGAIKQAKIHYIRHHEFIATFFGQPTFCSVCREFVWGLNKQGYKCRQCNAAIHKKCIDKIIGRCTGTAANSRDTIFQKERFNIDMPHRFKVYNYMSPTFCDHCGSLLWGLVKQGLKCEDCGMNVHHKCQMKVANLCGINQKLLAEALNQVSQAAPPNPHPLLQRSVKKETETQDTVGIYQNFEKKPGVSGDDLAGKETGTYGKIWESSTKCNIDNFTFIKVLGKGSFGKVLLAELKGKKEFFAIKALKKDVVLIDDDVECTMVEKRVLALAGDHPFLTHLFCTFQTKDHLFFVMEFLNGGDLMYHIQDKGRFELSRATFYAAEIVCGLQFLHQKGIIYRDLKLDNVLLDHSGHIKIADFGMCKENMSGDRQASTFCGTPDYIAPEILQGLKYSFSVDWWSFGVLLYEMLIGQSPFHGDDEDELFESIRLDSPYYPRWITKESKDILEKLLERDVSKRLGVTGNIKIHPFFKTINWVLLEKRAVEPPFKPKVKSPGDFSNFDQEFLNEKPRLSYSDKNLIESMDQTAFAGFSFVNPKFERLLEN encoded by the exons ATGGCACCGTTCCTGCGCATCTCCTTCAACTCCTACGAGCTGGGCTCCCTGAAGGCCGCGGACGAGGCAAGCCAGCCCTTCTGTGCTGTGAAGATGAAGGAGGCTCTCAGCACAG ATCGCGGGAAGACGCTGGTGCAGAAGAAGCCCACCATGTACCCTGAGTGGAAGTCCACATTCGATGCTCACATCTACGAGGGCCGCGTTATCCAGATAGTGCTGATGCGAGCCGCCGAAGAGCCAATGTCAGAGGTGACGGTGGGTGTGTCAGTGCTAGCCGAGCGCTGCAAGAAGAACAATGGCAAGGCCGAGTTCTGG CTGGACTTGCAACCCCAGGCCAAGGTGCTGATGTCGGTGCAGTATTTCCTGGAAGACGTAG ATTGCAAGCAGTCTATGCGGGGTGAAGACGAGGCCAAGTTCCCAACAATGAACCGCCGTGGAGCTATCAAACAGGCCAAAATTCACTACATCAGGCACCACGAGTTCATCGCCACCTTCTTTGGGCAGCCCACATTCTGCTCCGTGTGCAGAGAGTTTGTTTG GGGTCTCAACAAGCAAGGCTACAAGTGCAGGC AATGTAATGCTGCCATCCACAAGAAATGCATCGACAAGATCATCGGCCGGTGTACAGGCACTGCAGCCAACAGTCGGGACACCATA TTCCAGAAAGAACGTTTCAACATCGACATGCCGCACCGGTTCAAGGTTTATAACTACATGAGCCCCACCTTCTGTGACCACTGTGGCAGCCTGCTCTGGGGGCTGGTGAAGCAGGGATTAAAGTGTGAAG ACTGTGGCATGAACGTGCATCACAAGTGCCAGATGAAAGTGGCCAACCTCTGTGGCATCAACCAGAAGCTCTTGGCCGAGGCCTTGAACCAAGTTAGCCAG GccgctccccccaacccccaccccctcctccagagatctgtaaagaaggaaacagagaccCAAGACACTGTTGGGATCTACCAGAATTTTGAGAAGAAGCCAGGAGTCTCTGGAGATGATCTCGCAGGTAAAG AAACTGGGACCTACGGCAAGATCTGGGAGAGCAGCACCAAGTGCAACATTGACaacttcaccttcatcaaggtcCTGGGCAAAGGCAGCTTCGGGAAG GTGCTGCTCGCAGAGCTGAAGGGCAAAAAGGAATTCTTCGCCATCAAGGCTCTCAAGAAAGACGTGGTCTTGATCGATGACGACGTGGAGTGCACCATGGTGGAGAAGCGGGTGCTGGCCCTCGCCGGGGATCATCCGTTTCTCACCCACCTCTTCTGCACCTTCCAGACCAAG GACCACCTGTTCTTTGTGATGGAGTTCCTCAATGGGGGCGACCTGATGTACCACATCCAGGACAAAGGCCGCTTCGAGCTCTCCCGTGCCAC GTTTTACGCAGCTGAGATAGTCTGTGGACTACAGTTTCTGCACCAGAAAGGGATCATTTACAG GGACCTCAAGCTGGACAACGTGTTGCTGGACCACAGTGGCCACATCAAGATTGCCGACTTCGGCATGTGCAAGGAGAACATGTCCGGGGACAGACAGGCCAGCACCTTCTGCGGCACCCCTGACTACATCGCCCCCGAG ATCCTGCAGGGCCTGAAATACTCGTTCTCCGTGGACTGGTGGTCCTTCGGAGTCCTTCTCTATGAGATGCTCATTGGTCAGTCCCCCTTCCATGGTGATGATGAGGACGAACTCTTCGAGTCCATCCGTTTAGACTCACCATACTATCCTCGCTGGATCACCAAGGAGTCCAAGGACATCCTGGAGAAG CTGCTTGAACGGGATGTAAGCAAGAGGCTGGGAGTGACAGGGAACATCAAAATCCACCCCTTCTTCAAGACCATCAACTGGGTTCTGCTGGAGAAACGTGCAGTGGAGCCACCCTTCAAGCCCAAAGTG AAGTCGCCTGGAGACTTCAGCAACTTCGACCAGGAGTTCCTGAATGAGAAGCCGCGCCTCTCCTACAGCGACAAGAACCTCATCGAGTCCATGGACCAAACAGCATTTGCTGGCTTCTCCTTCGTGAACCCCAAATTTGAGAGGCTCCTGGAAAACTGA
- the PRKCD gene encoding protein kinase C delta type isoform X2, translated as MAPFLRISFNSYELGSLKAADEASQPFCAVKMKEALSTDRGKTLVQKKPTMYPEWKSTFDAHIYEGRVIQIVLMRAAEEPMSEVTVGVSVLAERCKKNNGKAEFWLDLQPQAKVLMSVQYFLEDVDCKQSMRGEDEAKFPTMNRRGAIKQAKIHYIRHHEFIATFFGQPTFCSVCREFVWGLNKQGYKCRQCNAAIHKKCIDKIIGRCTGTAANSRDTIFQKERFNIDMPHRFKVYNYMSPTFCDHCGSLLWGLVKQGLKCEDCGMNVHHKCQMKVANLCGINQKLLAEALNQVSQAAPPNPHPLLQRSVKKETETQDTVGIYQNFEKKPGVSGDDLAETGTYGKIWESSTKCNIDNFTFIKVLGKGSFGKVLLAELKGKKEFFAIKALKKDVVLIDDDVECTMVEKRVLALAGDHPFLTHLFCTFQTKDHLFFVMEFLNGGDLMYHIQDKGRFELSRATFYAAEIVCGLQFLHQKGIIYRDLKLDNVLLDHSGHIKIADFGMCKENMSGDRQASTFCGTPDYIAPEILQGLKYSFSVDWWSFGVLLYEMLIGQSPFHGDDEDELFESIRLDSPYYPRWITKESKDILEKLLERDVSKRLGVTGNIKIHPFFKTINWVLLEKRAVEPPFKPKVKSPGDFSNFDQEFLNEKPRLSYSDKNLIESMDQTAFAGFSFVNPKFERLLEN; from the exons ATGGCACCGTTCCTGCGCATCTCCTTCAACTCCTACGAGCTGGGCTCCCTGAAGGCCGCGGACGAGGCAAGCCAGCCCTTCTGTGCTGTGAAGATGAAGGAGGCTCTCAGCACAG ATCGCGGGAAGACGCTGGTGCAGAAGAAGCCCACCATGTACCCTGAGTGGAAGTCCACATTCGATGCTCACATCTACGAGGGCCGCGTTATCCAGATAGTGCTGATGCGAGCCGCCGAAGAGCCAATGTCAGAGGTGACGGTGGGTGTGTCAGTGCTAGCCGAGCGCTGCAAGAAGAACAATGGCAAGGCCGAGTTCTGG CTGGACTTGCAACCCCAGGCCAAGGTGCTGATGTCGGTGCAGTATTTCCTGGAAGACGTAG ATTGCAAGCAGTCTATGCGGGGTGAAGACGAGGCCAAGTTCCCAACAATGAACCGCCGTGGAGCTATCAAACAGGCCAAAATTCACTACATCAGGCACCACGAGTTCATCGCCACCTTCTTTGGGCAGCCCACATTCTGCTCCGTGTGCAGAGAGTTTGTTTG GGGTCTCAACAAGCAAGGCTACAAGTGCAGGC AATGTAATGCTGCCATCCACAAGAAATGCATCGACAAGATCATCGGCCGGTGTACAGGCACTGCAGCCAACAGTCGGGACACCATA TTCCAGAAAGAACGTTTCAACATCGACATGCCGCACCGGTTCAAGGTTTATAACTACATGAGCCCCACCTTCTGTGACCACTGTGGCAGCCTGCTCTGGGGGCTGGTGAAGCAGGGATTAAAGTGTGAAG ACTGTGGCATGAACGTGCATCACAAGTGCCAGATGAAAGTGGCCAACCTCTGTGGCATCAACCAGAAGCTCTTGGCCGAGGCCTTGAACCAAGTTAGCCAG GccgctccccccaacccccaccccctcctccagagatctgtaaagaaggaaacagagaccCAAGACACTGTTGGGATCTACCAGAATTTTGAGAAGAAGCCAGGAGTCTCTGGAGATGATCTCGCAG AAACTGGGACCTACGGCAAGATCTGGGAGAGCAGCACCAAGTGCAACATTGACaacttcaccttcatcaaggtcCTGGGCAAAGGCAGCTTCGGGAAG GTGCTGCTCGCAGAGCTGAAGGGCAAAAAGGAATTCTTCGCCATCAAGGCTCTCAAGAAAGACGTGGTCTTGATCGATGACGACGTGGAGTGCACCATGGTGGAGAAGCGGGTGCTGGCCCTCGCCGGGGATCATCCGTTTCTCACCCACCTCTTCTGCACCTTCCAGACCAAG GACCACCTGTTCTTTGTGATGGAGTTCCTCAATGGGGGCGACCTGATGTACCACATCCAGGACAAAGGCCGCTTCGAGCTCTCCCGTGCCAC GTTTTACGCAGCTGAGATAGTCTGTGGACTACAGTTTCTGCACCAGAAAGGGATCATTTACAG GGACCTCAAGCTGGACAACGTGTTGCTGGACCACAGTGGCCACATCAAGATTGCCGACTTCGGCATGTGCAAGGAGAACATGTCCGGGGACAGACAGGCCAGCACCTTCTGCGGCACCCCTGACTACATCGCCCCCGAG ATCCTGCAGGGCCTGAAATACTCGTTCTCCGTGGACTGGTGGTCCTTCGGAGTCCTTCTCTATGAGATGCTCATTGGTCAGTCCCCCTTCCATGGTGATGATGAGGACGAACTCTTCGAGTCCATCCGTTTAGACTCACCATACTATCCTCGCTGGATCACCAAGGAGTCCAAGGACATCCTGGAGAAG CTGCTTGAACGGGATGTAAGCAAGAGGCTGGGAGTGACAGGGAACATCAAAATCCACCCCTTCTTCAAGACCATCAACTGGGTTCTGCTGGAGAAACGTGCAGTGGAGCCACCCTTCAAGCCCAAAGTG AAGTCGCCTGGAGACTTCAGCAACTTCGACCAGGAGTTCCTGAATGAGAAGCCGCGCCTCTCCTACAGCGACAAGAACCTCATCGAGTCCATGGACCAAACAGCATTTGCTGGCTTCTCCTTCGTGAACCCCAAATTTGAGAGGCTCCTGGAAAACTGA
- the PRKCD gene encoding protein kinase C delta type isoform X4, giving the protein MAPFLRISFNSYELGSLKAADEASQPFCAVKMKEALSTDRGKTLVQKKPTMYPEWKSTFDAHIYEGRVIQIVLMRAAEEPMSEVTVGVSVLAERCKKNNGKAEFWLDLQPQAKVLMSVQYFLEDVDCKQSMRGEDEAKFPTMNRRGAIKQAKIHYIRHHEFIATFFGQPTFCSVCREFVWGLNKQGYKCRQCNAAIHKKCIDKIIGRCTGTAANSRDTIFQKERFNIDMPHRFKVYNYMSPTFCDHCGSLLWGLVKQGLKCEDCGMNVHHKCQMKVANLCGINQKLLAEALNQVSQRSVKKETETQDTVGIYQNFEKKPGVSGDDLAETGTYGKIWESSTKCNIDNFTFIKVLGKGSFGKVLLAELKGKKEFFAIKALKKDVVLIDDDVECTMVEKRVLALAGDHPFLTHLFCTFQTKDHLFFVMEFLNGGDLMYHIQDKGRFELSRATFYAAEIVCGLQFLHQKGIIYRDLKLDNVLLDHSGHIKIADFGMCKENMSGDRQASTFCGTPDYIAPEILQGLKYSFSVDWWSFGVLLYEMLIGQSPFHGDDEDELFESIRLDSPYYPRWITKESKDILEKLLERDVSKRLGVTGNIKIHPFFKTINWVLLEKRAVEPPFKPKVKSPGDFSNFDQEFLNEKPRLSYSDKNLIESMDQTAFAGFSFVNPKFERLLEN; this is encoded by the exons ATGGCACCGTTCCTGCGCATCTCCTTCAACTCCTACGAGCTGGGCTCCCTGAAGGCCGCGGACGAGGCAAGCCAGCCCTTCTGTGCTGTGAAGATGAAGGAGGCTCTCAGCACAG ATCGCGGGAAGACGCTGGTGCAGAAGAAGCCCACCATGTACCCTGAGTGGAAGTCCACATTCGATGCTCACATCTACGAGGGCCGCGTTATCCAGATAGTGCTGATGCGAGCCGCCGAAGAGCCAATGTCAGAGGTGACGGTGGGTGTGTCAGTGCTAGCCGAGCGCTGCAAGAAGAACAATGGCAAGGCCGAGTTCTGG CTGGACTTGCAACCCCAGGCCAAGGTGCTGATGTCGGTGCAGTATTTCCTGGAAGACGTAG ATTGCAAGCAGTCTATGCGGGGTGAAGACGAGGCCAAGTTCCCAACAATGAACCGCCGTGGAGCTATCAAACAGGCCAAAATTCACTACATCAGGCACCACGAGTTCATCGCCACCTTCTTTGGGCAGCCCACATTCTGCTCCGTGTGCAGAGAGTTTGTTTG GGGTCTCAACAAGCAAGGCTACAAGTGCAGGC AATGTAATGCTGCCATCCACAAGAAATGCATCGACAAGATCATCGGCCGGTGTACAGGCACTGCAGCCAACAGTCGGGACACCATA TTCCAGAAAGAACGTTTCAACATCGACATGCCGCACCGGTTCAAGGTTTATAACTACATGAGCCCCACCTTCTGTGACCACTGTGGCAGCCTGCTCTGGGGGCTGGTGAAGCAGGGATTAAAGTGTGAAG ACTGTGGCATGAACGTGCATCACAAGTGCCAGATGAAAGTGGCCAACCTCTGTGGCATCAACCAGAAGCTCTTGGCCGAGGCCTTGAACCAAGTTAGCCAG agatctgtaaagaaggaaacagagaccCAAGACACTGTTGGGATCTACCAGAATTTTGAGAAGAAGCCAGGAGTCTCTGGAGATGATCTCGCAG AAACTGGGACCTACGGCAAGATCTGGGAGAGCAGCACCAAGTGCAACATTGACaacttcaccttcatcaaggtcCTGGGCAAAGGCAGCTTCGGGAAG GTGCTGCTCGCAGAGCTGAAGGGCAAAAAGGAATTCTTCGCCATCAAGGCTCTCAAGAAAGACGTGGTCTTGATCGATGACGACGTGGAGTGCACCATGGTGGAGAAGCGGGTGCTGGCCCTCGCCGGGGATCATCCGTTTCTCACCCACCTCTTCTGCACCTTCCAGACCAAG GACCACCTGTTCTTTGTGATGGAGTTCCTCAATGGGGGCGACCTGATGTACCACATCCAGGACAAAGGCCGCTTCGAGCTCTCCCGTGCCAC GTTTTACGCAGCTGAGATAGTCTGTGGACTACAGTTTCTGCACCAGAAAGGGATCATTTACAG GGACCTCAAGCTGGACAACGTGTTGCTGGACCACAGTGGCCACATCAAGATTGCCGACTTCGGCATGTGCAAGGAGAACATGTCCGGGGACAGACAGGCCAGCACCTTCTGCGGCACCCCTGACTACATCGCCCCCGAG ATCCTGCAGGGCCTGAAATACTCGTTCTCCGTGGACTGGTGGTCCTTCGGAGTCCTTCTCTATGAGATGCTCATTGGTCAGTCCCCCTTCCATGGTGATGATGAGGACGAACTCTTCGAGTCCATCCGTTTAGACTCACCATACTATCCTCGCTGGATCACCAAGGAGTCCAAGGACATCCTGGAGAAG CTGCTTGAACGGGATGTAAGCAAGAGGCTGGGAGTGACAGGGAACATCAAAATCCACCCCTTCTTCAAGACCATCAACTGGGTTCTGCTGGAGAAACGTGCAGTGGAGCCACCCTTCAAGCCCAAAGTG AAGTCGCCTGGAGACTTCAGCAACTTCGACCAGGAGTTCCTGAATGAGAAGCCGCGCCTCTCCTACAGCGACAAGAACCTCATCGAGTCCATGGACCAAACAGCATTTGCTGGCTTCTCCTTCGTGAACCCCAAATTTGAGAGGCTCCTGGAAAACTGA